One region of Paraburkholderia acidiphila genomic DNA includes:
- a CDS encoding dienelactone hydrolase family protein codes for MLKPEVDSLVPHVPFNRRTFIKAALGSGFAAAVLPVSAQTIHTDSEGLEAGEIGFESNGTLIPAYRAQPRGKTHLPVIIVIHEIFGVHEHIADVCRRFAKLGYLAIAPDFFVRQGDASVYPTIQQINENIASKVPDAQVMGDIDAAIAWAGEHGGDTKRVGVNGFCWGGRYSWLYAEHNPHIKAAVVWYGRVAGPHTANAPSNPLDLANTLQVPVLAMYGLQDQSIPQDTLEQMKAAIAQAPQGGRGSQIVVYNDAGHAFFADYRPSYRKADAEDGWKRAIAWFKEHGES; via the coding sequence ATGCTGAAACCCGAAGTCGATAGCCTCGTCCCGCACGTCCCGTTCAACCGGCGTACCTTCATCAAGGCGGCGCTCGGCAGTGGATTCGCCGCTGCCGTACTGCCCGTCTCCGCGCAAACCATTCACACCGACAGCGAAGGTCTCGAAGCCGGCGAGATCGGCTTCGAGTCGAATGGGACGCTCATCCCGGCGTATCGCGCGCAGCCGCGCGGCAAGACGCATCTGCCGGTCATCATCGTGATTCACGAGATCTTCGGTGTGCACGAACATATCGCCGATGTGTGCCGCCGCTTTGCGAAGCTCGGCTATCTGGCCATCGCGCCGGACTTCTTCGTGCGCCAGGGCGATGCCTCGGTGTATCCGACGATTCAGCAGATCAACGAGAACATCGCGAGCAAGGTGCCCGACGCCCAGGTGATGGGCGACATCGACGCCGCGATTGCCTGGGCGGGCGAACATGGCGGCGACACGAAGCGCGTGGGCGTGAACGGTTTTTGCTGGGGCGGCCGTTATTCGTGGCTCTATGCGGAGCACAACCCGCACATCAAGGCGGCGGTGGTGTGGTATGGGCGCGTGGCGGGCCCGCACACCGCGAATGCGCCGAGCAATCCGCTCGATCTCGCGAACACCTTGCAGGTGCCGGTGCTTGCCATGTACGGCTTGCAGGACCAGAGCATCCCGCAGGACACGCTCGAGCAGATGAAGGCCGCCATCGCGCAAGCTCCGCAGGGCGGCCGCGGCTCGCAGATCGTCGTGTACAACGACGCGGGCCACGCGTTCTTTGCGGACTACCGCCCGAGCTATCGCAAGGCCGATGCGGAAGACGGCTGGAAGCGCGCGATTGCCTGGTTCAAGGAGCACGGCGAGAGCTGA
- the folE2 gene encoding GTP cyclohydrolase FolE2 yields the protein MNQMNPAFVMPDVQSSVDTRQIVIQRVGVKAVRHPLTVKTGAGDVQPSVGMWNLDVHLPADQKGTHMSRFVALLEENKAPLEPATFRAMLASMLTKLESQAGRIEVTFPYFVKKVAPVSGVESLLDYEVTLTGDVRNGQTRLFLKVLVPVTSLCPCSKKISQYGAHNQRSHVTMNVEFEGDLPVEDLIRIAEEEASCELWGLLKRPDEKFVTERAYENPKFVEDLVRDVAVRLNADSRVSAYTLEAENFESIHNHSAYAVIEHDKRVA from the coding sequence ATGAATCAGATGAACCCGGCTTTCGTGATGCCGGACGTCCAAAGCTCCGTCGATACCCGTCAGATCGTGATCCAGCGCGTGGGCGTGAAGGCCGTGCGCCATCCGCTCACGGTGAAGACGGGCGCGGGCGACGTTCAGCCGAGCGTCGGCATGTGGAACCTCGACGTTCATCTGCCGGCAGATCAGAAGGGCACGCACATGTCGCGCTTCGTCGCGCTGCTCGAAGAGAACAAGGCGCCGCTCGAGCCCGCCACGTTCCGCGCGATGCTGGCTTCGATGCTCACGAAGCTCGAATCGCAGGCAGGCCGTATTGAAGTGACGTTCCCGTACTTCGTGAAGAAGGTCGCGCCGGTGTCGGGCGTGGAAAGTCTGCTGGACTACGAAGTGACGCTCACGGGCGACGTGCGCAACGGTCAAACGCGCCTCTTCCTCAAGGTGCTCGTGCCCGTGACGAGCCTGTGCCCGTGCTCGAAGAAGATCTCGCAATATGGCGCGCACAACCAGCGCTCGCACGTGACGATGAACGTCGAGTTCGAAGGCGATCTGCCGGTTGAGGACCTCATTCGCATTGCAGAAGAAGAGGCGTCGTGCGAACTGTGGGGCCTGCTCAAGCGCCCGGACGAAAAGTTCGTGACCGAGCGCGCGTATGAAAACCCCAAGTTCGTCGAGGACCTCGTGCGCGACGTGGCCGTGCGCCTGAACGCCGACTCGCGCGTGAGCGCCTATACGCTCGAAGCCGAGAACTTCGAGTCGATCCACAATCACAGCGCCTACGCCGTGATCGAGCATGACAAGCGCGTGGCGTAA
- a CDS encoding polyprenyl synthetase family protein, whose protein sequence is MTFDQWTRQVLDRVESALDHYLPAADVLPAPLHDAMRYAVMGGGKRVRPLLCHAAGELTNATPEALDAAACALEMIHVYSLVHDDMPCMDDDDMRRGKPTVHVKYDEPTALLVGDALQSQAFITLTSDVLSAERQASLVRELALASGSIGMAGGQAIDLASVGHSLTREQLETMHRLKTGALLRASVRMGALAGETPSAQSLAALDKYAAAVGLAFQVVDDILDVTADSATLGKTAGKDAKDGKPTYVSIIGLDASRALAQQLRADAHAALEPFGARAQRLAELADLVVNRVS, encoded by the coding sequence ATGACATTTGACCAATGGACCCGGCAGGTACTCGACCGGGTCGAAAGCGCGCTCGATCACTATTTGCCGGCTGCCGACGTGCTGCCGGCGCCGCTGCATGACGCCATGCGTTATGCCGTGATGGGCGGCGGCAAGCGGGTGCGTCCGCTCTTGTGCCACGCAGCGGGCGAACTCACGAACGCCACGCCCGAAGCGCTCGACGCGGCGGCCTGCGCGCTCGAAATGATTCACGTCTACTCGCTCGTGCACGACGACATGCCGTGCATGGACGACGACGACATGCGTCGCGGCAAACCCACCGTACACGTCAAATATGACGAACCGACGGCGCTCCTCGTGGGCGATGCGCTGCAATCGCAAGCCTTCATCACGCTGACGTCCGACGTGCTCAGCGCCGAGCGCCAAGCCTCGCTCGTGCGCGAGCTCGCGCTGGCGAGCGGCTCGATCGGCATGGCCGGCGGCCAGGCCATCGACCTCGCAAGCGTGGGCCATTCGCTTACCCGCGAGCAGCTCGAAACGATGCACCGCCTGAAGACCGGCGCGCTCTTGCGCGCTTCGGTCCGCATGGGCGCGCTGGCGGGCGAAACGCCTTCGGCGCAGAGCCTTGCCGCGCTCGACAAGTACGCAGCGGCTGTGGGCCTCGCATTCCAGGTGGTGGACGACATTCTCGATGTGACCGCCGACTCGGCGACACTGGGGAAAACCGCGGGCAAGGACGCGAAGGACGGTAAGCCGACCTACGTGTCGATTATCGGTCTTGATGCCTCGCGTGCACTCGCGCAGCAGTTGCGCGCCGACGCGCACGCGGCGCTCGAACCGTTCGGCGCGCGCGCTCAGCGCCTCGCCGAACTCGCTGACCTGGTGGTGAACCGGGTGAGCTGA
- a CDS encoding NAD(P)/FAD-dependent oxidoreductase: MHRFIVVGGGAGGLELATRLGDRYGEARAKRGKPQAASVTLVDRNPTHIWKPLLHEVAAGSMDPFTHQLEYPAQARWHGFEFQQGELTGLDRAAKRITLGRVLDEDGAEMLPERVLEYDTLVLAIGSTTHFFGVPGAAENSIALDTVEQAERFRKRLIAACMRAEHLAPEKVAAEVTADDLSPAMEGGAEPRVQVAIIGAGATGVELSAELRNTAQVLSAYGLHKLDPRHDVGIVLIEAGTRILPALPERVSSATAELLNKLGVKLLTGERVTEVAPGVVRTASGKNLRADLTVWAAGITAPAVLSRLDGLTVNKLGQLIVRRTLQTELDDNIFALGDCAACEWPGHERGVPPRAQAAHQQATFLFKSLGNLLAGKPLEEFTYRDFGSLVSLGHFSAVGNLMGGLIGGNMLIEGLFARFMYMSLYRLHIAALHGYARMVLDTFAHWLRRTTLPRVKLH, encoded by the coding sequence ATGCATCGCTTTATCGTTGTGGGAGGAGGCGCAGGCGGGCTGGAACTGGCAACACGGCTCGGCGATCGTTACGGCGAAGCGCGCGCGAAGCGGGGCAAGCCGCAAGCGGCATCGGTCACGCTGGTCGACCGCAATCCAACGCATATCTGGAAACCGCTCCTGCACGAAGTCGCGGCGGGCAGCATGGATCCGTTCACGCATCAGCTCGAATATCCGGCGCAGGCGCGCTGGCATGGCTTCGAGTTCCAGCAAGGCGAGCTGACCGGGCTCGACCGCGCGGCGAAACGCATTACGCTCGGGCGCGTGCTCGACGAAGACGGCGCGGAAATGCTGCCCGAGCGCGTGCTCGAGTACGACACGCTGGTGCTTGCAATCGGCAGCACGACGCACTTTTTTGGCGTGCCGGGCGCGGCGGAGAACTCCATCGCGCTCGACACCGTCGAGCAAGCCGAGCGCTTTCGCAAGCGTCTGATCGCCGCCTGCATGCGCGCCGAACATCTGGCGCCCGAAAAAGTCGCGGCGGAGGTCACGGCGGACGATCTCTCGCCAGCCATGGAGGGGGGGGCCGAGCCGCGCGTGCAAGTGGCGATCATCGGCGCAGGCGCGACGGGCGTCGAGCTTTCCGCCGAGTTGCGCAACACCGCGCAGGTGCTGTCGGCCTACGGGCTGCACAAGCTCGATCCGCGGCACGACGTGGGCATTGTGCTGATCGAGGCGGGCACGCGCATCCTGCCCGCGCTGCCCGAGCGCGTGTCTTCGGCCACGGCGGAACTGCTGAACAAGCTCGGTGTGAAGCTGCTGACTGGCGAGCGCGTGACCGAGGTCGCGCCAGGCGTCGTGCGCACCGCGAGCGGCAAGAACCTGCGTGCGGACCTCACGGTTTGGGCCGCGGGCATTACCGCGCCGGCTGTGCTCTCGCGGCTCGACGGCCTCACCGTCAACAAGCTCGGCCAGCTGATCGTGCGCCGTACGCTGCAAACGGAACTCGACGACAACATCTTTGCGCTCGGCGACTGCGCGGCCTGCGAATGGCCGGGCCACGAACGCGGTGTGCCGCCGCGCGCGCAGGCCGCGCACCAGCAAGCCACGTTCCTGTTCAAGTCGCTCGGCAATCTGCTCGCCGGCAAGCCGCTGGAGGAATTCACCTATCGCGACTTCGGCTCGCTGGTGTCGCTCGGCCACTTCAGCGCGGTCGGCAATCTCATGGGCGGGCTGATCGGCGGGAATATGTTGATCGAAGGATTGTTTGCCCGTTTCATGTACATGTCGCTGTACCGGCTGCACATCGCGGCGCTGCACGGCTACGCGCGCATGGTGCTCGATACCTTCGCGCACTGGCTGCGCCGCACGACGCTGCCGCGTGTAAAGCTGCACTGA
- a CDS encoding BaiN/RdsA family NAD(P)/FAD-dependent oxidoreductase produces MESFDIAVIGAGAAGMMCAAVAGQQGARVALIDHAPRLAEKIRISGGGRCNFTNLHASPVNYLSNNPHFCRSALARYTPRDFLALLRQHRVTWHEKHKGQLFCDQSSEAIIEVLRAECDAGRVAWRRPLPVEAVSQTGGAGFTLGTPQGEIHAKALVIATGGLSIPKIGATDFAYRVARQFGHKLIDTRPALVPLTFAQDEWAPYVPLAGVSLDVHVATGERKTGGAFDEDLLFTHRGLSGPGVLQISSFWQPGQPIRVNLLPEQDPAAALIEAKGATKRQIGNLLAEWVPARLAHVWLEAHQVKADARIADLPDKTLRKIGEGLAQWTLTPTGTEGYKKAEVTRGGVDTRELSSATLMSQRVPGLYFVGEAVDVTGWLGGYNFQWAWASGVAAGEAAAQYSLSAA; encoded by the coding sequence ATGGAATCTTTCGACATCGCCGTGATCGGCGCAGGGGCGGCCGGCATGATGTGCGCGGCGGTGGCGGGCCAGCAGGGCGCTCGCGTGGCTCTGATCGACCACGCGCCGCGCCTCGCGGAAAAAATCCGCATTTCGGGCGGCGGGCGCTGCAACTTCACGAACCTGCACGCGAGTCCGGTCAACTATCTCTCGAACAACCCGCATTTCTGCCGTTCGGCGCTCGCGCGCTACACGCCGCGTGACTTCCTCGCGCTGCTGCGCCAGCATCGCGTGACCTGGCACGAAAAACACAAGGGCCAGCTTTTCTGCGACCAGTCGAGCGAGGCGATCATCGAGGTCCTGCGCGCCGAATGCGACGCCGGCCGCGTGGCGTGGCGCCGGCCGCTGCCGGTGGAGGCGGTGAGCCAGACCGGCGGAGCGGGCTTCACGCTCGGCACGCCGCAGGGCGAGATTCACGCGAAAGCGCTCGTGATCGCGACGGGCGGCCTGTCGATCCCGAAGATCGGCGCGACCGACTTCGCGTATCGCGTTGCCAGGCAGTTCGGCCACAAGCTCATCGACACGCGCCCGGCGCTCGTGCCGCTCACGTTCGCGCAGGACGAGTGGGCGCCCTACGTGCCGCTCGCGGGCGTCTCGCTCGACGTGCATGTGGCAACGGGCGAGCGCAAGACTGGCGGCGCCTTCGACGAAGACCTGCTTTTCACGCACCGCGGCCTTTCCGGTCCCGGCGTCCTGCAGATTTCGAGCTTCTGGCAGCCGGGCCAGCCGATCCGCGTGAATCTGCTGCCCGAACAGGATCCGGCGGCGGCGCTGATCGAGGCCAAGGGCGCGACGAAACGCCAGATCGGCAATCTGCTCGCCGAATGGGTGCCGGCGCGGCTCGCGCATGTGTGGCTGGAGGCGCATCAGGTGAAGGCCGACGCGCGTATTGCCGATCTGCCCGACAAAACGCTGCGCAAGATCGGCGAAGGGCTCGCCCAGTGGACGCTCACGCCCACGGGAACAGAAGGCTACAAGAAGGCCGAAGTCACGCGCGGCGGCGTGGACACGCGCGAGCTTTCCTCGGCGACGCTGATGAGCCAGCGCGTGCCGGGCCTCTACTTCGTGGGTGAAGCCGTGGACGTAACGGGCTGGCTCGGCGGCTACAACTTCCAGTGGGCGTGGGCCTCGGGCGTCGCGGCCGGGGAGGCTGCCGCGCAATATTCGCTGAGCGCAGCCTGA
- a CDS encoding exodeoxyribonuclease VII small subunit has protein sequence MAKSATKDRAGAGESAAGLAEGEALPESYEAALAELDGLVARMEGGSLSLEESLAAYRRGAALVRFCQQQLEKVEQQVRVLDGETLRPVPLNTTDSAAGGDDDL, from the coding sequence ATGGCGAAATCCGCAACGAAAGACCGCGCTGGCGCGGGCGAAAGCGCAGCCGGGCTGGCCGAGGGCGAAGCCCTGCCCGAGAGCTACGAGGCAGCGCTTGCGGAGCTCGACGGACTCGTTGCACGCATGGAAGGCGGCAGCCTGAGCCTGGAAGAATCGCTTGCGGCATACCGCCGCGGCGCGGCGCTCGTGCGCTTTTGCCAGCAGCAGCTCGAAAAGGTTGAACAACAGGTGCGCGTGCTCGACGGCGAGACGTTGCGGCCCGTGCCCCTCAATACGACAGACTCCGCAGCGGGCGGAGACGACGATCTATGA
- the tsaD gene encoding tRNA (adenosine(37)-N6)-threonylcarbamoyltransferase complex transferase subunit TsaD, whose amino-acid sequence MLVLGIESSCDETGLALYDSERGLLAHALHSQIAMHREYGGVVPELASRDHIRRALPLLEEVLAKSGAAKSDIDAIAFTQGPGLAGALLVGASIANALAMAWNRPTVGIHHLEGHLLSPLLVDAPPPFPFVALLVSGGHTQLMRVTDVGVYETLGETLDDAAGEAFDKTAKLLGLGYPGGPEVSRLAEFGTPGAIELPRPMLHSGDLDFSFSGLKTAVLTQVKKLGTNICEQGKADIARGFVDAAVEVLAAKSLAALKRTKMKRLVVAGGVGANKQLRETLSAAAQKRGFEVHYPDLSLCTDNGAMIALAGALRLQRWPEQATRDYAFTVKPRWDLTSLAQQ is encoded by the coding sequence ATGCTTGTTCTCGGCATCGAAAGCTCCTGCGACGAAACCGGCCTCGCGCTCTACGACAGCGAGCGCGGCCTGCTCGCGCACGCGCTGCACTCGCAGATCGCCATGCACCGCGAGTACGGCGGCGTCGTGCCGGAACTCGCCTCGCGCGACCATATCCGCCGTGCGCTGCCGTTGCTCGAGGAAGTGCTCGCGAAGAGTGGCGCGGCGAAAAGCGACATCGACGCGATCGCCTTCACGCAGGGCCCCGGCCTCGCGGGCGCGCTGCTCGTGGGCGCGAGCATCGCCAATGCGCTCGCCATGGCCTGGAATCGCCCGACCGTGGGCATTCACCATCTCGAAGGGCACTTGCTGTCGCCGCTGCTGGTCGACGCGCCGCCGCCATTTCCGTTCGTCGCGCTGCTGGTGTCGGGCGGCCATACGCAACTGATGCGCGTAACCGACGTGGGCGTCTACGAAACCCTCGGCGAGACGCTCGACGACGCCGCGGGCGAAGCCTTCGACAAAACGGCCAAGCTGCTTGGTCTCGGCTATCCGGGCGGTCCGGAAGTCTCGCGCCTCGCGGAGTTCGGCACGCCCGGCGCGATCGAACTGCCACGCCCGATGCTGCATTCGGGCGATCTCGACTTCAGCTTCAGCGGACTCAAGACGGCCGTGCTCACGCAAGTGAAGAAGCTCGGCACGAACATCTGCGAACAGGGCAAGGCCGACATCGCGCGCGGTTTCGTCGATGCCGCCGTCGAGGTACTGGCCGCGAAGTCGCTCGCCGCGCTCAAGCGCACGAAGATGAAGCGCCTCGTGGTGGCGGGCGGCGTGGGCGCGAACAAGCAGTTGCGCGAGACGCTTTCGGCGGCGGCGCAAAAGCGTGGCTTCGAGGTGCATTACCCCGATTTGTCGCTGTGCACCGACAACGGCGCGATGATCGCGCTCGCCGGCGCGCTGCGCCTGCAGCGCTGGCCCGAGCAAGCCACGCGCGACTATGCGTTCACGGTGAAGCCGCGCTGGGATCTGACGTCGCTCGCGCAGCAGTAA
- a CDS encoding aromatic ring-hydroxylating oxygenase subunit alpha — MSNLSNALQLKSIHSQLPVTAYFDEALLKREIDTLFQKGPRYVGHELMVPEAGNYFALPGEKEGRVLVRNQSHEIELLSNVCRHRQAIMLNGRGTADNIVCPLHRWTYDLKGELLGAPHFADKPCLNLNSSPLQKWNGLLFESAGRDVARDLARLGPAKHLDFTDYMFDHVEVHECNYNWKTFIEVYLEDYHVVPFHPGLGNFVSCDDLQWEFGEWYSVQTVGVHNHLGKPGSPTYRKWHDEVLRFRNGVPPEFGAIWMVYYPNLMIEWYPHVLVVSWLIPQGTQKTTNIVEFYYPEEITLFEREFVEAERAAYMETAVEDDEIAERMDAGRRALFERGVSEVGPYQSPMEDGMQHFHEFLRRELGPI; from the coding sequence ATGTCCAATCTGAGCAATGCATTGCAGCTGAAGTCTATCCACAGCCAGCTGCCAGTCACCGCTTATTTTGACGAAGCGCTACTCAAGCGCGAAATCGACACGCTTTTCCAGAAGGGTCCTCGCTACGTCGGGCACGAACTCATGGTGCCCGAGGCGGGAAACTATTTTGCGCTGCCTGGCGAGAAAGAAGGCCGCGTGCTCGTTCGCAACCAGAGCCACGAGATCGAACTGCTCTCGAACGTGTGCCGGCACCGCCAGGCCATCATGCTAAACGGTCGCGGCACGGCAGACAACATTGTATGTCCGCTGCATCGCTGGACCTATGACCTCAAGGGCGAACTGCTCGGCGCGCCGCACTTCGCGGACAAGCCGTGCCTGAACCTGAACAGCTCGCCGCTGCAGAAGTGGAATGGGCTGCTCTTCGAATCCGCGGGCCGCGACGTCGCGCGCGATCTCGCACGCCTTGGGCCGGCGAAACACCTCGACTTTACGGACTACATGTTCGATCACGTCGAGGTCCACGAGTGCAACTACAACTGGAAGACCTTCATCGAGGTCTATCTGGAAGACTATCACGTCGTGCCGTTCCACCCGGGTCTGGGCAACTTCGTGTCGTGCGACGACCTCCAGTGGGAATTCGGCGAGTGGTATAGCGTGCAGACGGTCGGCGTGCACAATCACCTCGGCAAGCCGGGCAGCCCGACGTACCGCAAGTGGCACGACGAGGTCCTGCGCTTCCGCAATGGCGTGCCGCCCGAGTTCGGCGCGATCTGGATGGTGTACTACCCGAATCTCATGATCGAGTGGTATCCGCACGTGCTGGTCGTTTCGTGGCTCATCCCGCAGGGCACGCAGAAAACGACGAACATCGTCGAGTTCTACTACCCCGAGGAAATCACGCTGTTCGAGCGCGAGTTCGTCGAGGCCGAGCGCGCCGCCTATATGGAAACGGCGGTTGAAGACGACGAAATTGCCGAGCGCATGGACGCCGGCCGCCGTGCGCTCTTCGAGCGCGGCGTTTCGGAAGTCGGCCCGTACCAGAGCCCGATGGAAGACGGCATGCAGCACTTCCACGAGTTCCTGCGGCGCGAGCTGGGACCGATCTGA
- a CDS encoding sulfurtransferase gives MPHTHYTTLISAANLHERLTAAPGSVLVFDCRFDLADPAAGENAYALGHLPGAQYLHLDRDLSGPKTGRNGRHPLPDRSALVATLSLRGLNEGQQVVAYDAQGGAYAARLWWLLRWLGHDSVAVLDGGLKAWEAACFPLLRDVPAPARGTFKAAAPLQVTVDAQAIVRNLATHELTVLDARAADRYRGENETIDPVGGHIPGARNRFYQDNLTPDGRFKSAHTLREDFTAVLPDITPEHVVLQCGSGVTACHNALAMEIAGLHGAALYPGSWSEWSADPSRPVATGPNP, from the coding sequence ATGCCCCACACGCACTACACCACGCTGATCTCGGCCGCCAATCTGCACGAACGCCTGACCGCCGCGCCGGGCAGCGTGCTGGTTTTCGACTGCCGCTTCGATCTCGCCGACCCCGCCGCCGGTGAGAACGCCTATGCGCTCGGCCATCTGCCCGGCGCGCAATACCTGCATCTGGACCGCGACCTCTCGGGCCCGAAGACCGGCAGGAACGGCCGTCATCCGCTGCCCGACCGCTCGGCGCTCGTCGCCACGCTCTCGCTGCGCGGACTCAACGAAGGCCAGCAGGTCGTCGCGTACGACGCGCAAGGCGGCGCCTACGCCGCGCGCCTGTGGTGGCTCTTGCGCTGGCTCGGCCACGATTCGGTGGCCGTGCTCGACGGCGGCCTCAAGGCGTGGGAGGCAGCGTGCTTCCCGCTCCTGCGCGATGTGCCCGCACCCGCGCGCGGCACCTTTAAGGCCGCTGCTCCGCTCCAGGTGACGGTGGACGCTCAGGCCATCGTCCGCAATCTCGCCACGCATGAACTCACGGTCCTCGACGCGCGCGCCGCCGACCGCTATCGCGGCGAGAACGAAACGATCGACCCGGTGGGCGGCCATATACCAGGCGCCCGCAATCGGTTCTATCAGGACAACCTCACGCCGGACGGCCGCTTCAAGTCGGCGCATACGCTGCGCGAGGATTTCACCGCCGTGCTGCCGGACATCACGCCCGAACACGTGGTCCTGCAATGCGGCTCGGGCGTGACCGCGTGCCATAACGCACTCGCGATGGAGATTGCCGGCCTGCACGGCGCGGCGCTCTACCCGGGATCGTGGAGCGAATGGAGCGCCGACCCGTCGCGGCCGGTCGCCACGGGCCCCAATCCCTAA
- the dxs gene encoding 1-deoxy-D-xylulose-5-phosphate synthase: MYDLLKTIDDPADLRRLDRRQLQPLADELRAFVLESVSQTGGHLSSNLGTVELTIALHYVFDTPRDRIVWDVGHQTYPHKILTGRRDQMSTLRQLGGISGFPKRDESPYDTFGTAHSSTSISAALGMAVASKLKGDNAMGIAVIGDGAMTAGMAFEALNNGGVEDDVPLLVILNDNDMSISPPVGALNRHLARLMSGRFYAAARAGVERVLRHAPPVLDLARKLEEHAKGMIVPATLFEEFGFNYIGPIDGHDLDSLIPTLQNIKELRGPQFLHVVTKKGQGYKLAEADPVLYHGPGKFNPAEGIKPSATPAKKTYTQVFGEWLCDAAELDQRVIGITPAMREGSGMVEFEKRFPDRYYDVGIAEQHAVTFAGGIAAEGLKPVVAIYSTFLQRAYDQLIHDVALQNLPVVFAIDRAGLVGADGATHAGAYDLAFMRCIPNMMIMAASDENECRQMLYTALQQDCPTAVRYPRGAGTGVATVKQMAALPVGKGEVRRESRAPAGSRIAILAFGTMVAPSLAAAEELDATVANMRFVKPLDADLVKQLAETHDYLVTVEEGCIMGGAGSACVEALLESGVIKPVLQLGLPDRFIDHGDPAKLLAGCGLDAAGIAKSIRERYLDKAANVSGKSVMRVA; the protein is encoded by the coding sequence ATGTACGACTTGCTGAAAACCATTGACGACCCGGCGGATTTGCGCCGCCTTGATCGCCGCCAGTTGCAACCGCTTGCCGACGAACTGCGTGCCTTCGTTCTCGAGAGCGTCTCGCAAACGGGCGGCCACCTGTCGTCCAACCTCGGTACGGTCGAACTGACGATCGCGCTGCACTACGTGTTCGACACGCCGCGCGACCGCATCGTCTGGGACGTGGGCCATCAGACCTATCCGCACAAGATCCTGACGGGCCGCCGCGACCAGATGTCGACGCTGCGCCAGCTCGGCGGCATTTCGGGCTTCCCGAAACGCGACGAGTCGCCGTACGACACCTTCGGCACCGCGCACTCGAGCACGTCGATCTCGGCGGCGCTCGGCATGGCCGTCGCGAGCAAGCTCAAGGGCGACAACGCCATGGGCATCGCCGTGATCGGCGACGGCGCGATGACGGCCGGCATGGCGTTCGAGGCGCTGAACAACGGCGGTGTCGAAGACGACGTGCCGCTGCTCGTGATCCTCAACGACAACGACATGTCGATTTCGCCGCCGGTTGGCGCGCTCAATCGCCATCTCGCGCGCCTCATGTCGGGCCGCTTCTACGCTGCCGCACGCGCAGGCGTGGAGCGCGTGCTGCGCCATGCGCCGCCGGTGCTCGACCTCGCGCGCAAGCTCGAAGAGCACGCGAAGGGCATGATCGTGCCGGCCACGCTGTTCGAGGAATTCGGCTTCAACTACATCGGGCCGATCGACGGCCACGATCTGGATTCGCTGATCCCGACGCTGCAGAACATCAAGGAACTGCGCGGCCCGCAATTCCTGCACGTCGTGACGAAGAAAGGCCAGGGCTACAAGCTCGCCGAAGCCGACCCGGTCCTGTACCACGGTCCCGGCAAGTTCAACCCGGCCGAAGGCATCAAGCCGTCCGCAACGCCCGCGAAGAAGACCTACACGCAGGTGTTCGGCGAATGGCTGTGTGACGCGGCCGAGCTCGACCAGCGTGTGATCGGCATCACGCCGGCCATGCGCGAAGGCTCGGGCATGGTGGAGTTCGAAAAGCGCTTCCCGGACCGTTACTACGACGTGGGCATCGCCGAGCAGCACGCGGTGACGTTCGCAGGCGGTATCGCGGCCGAGGGCCTGAAGCCCGTGGTCGCGATCTACTCGACCTTCCTGCAGCGTGCGTATGACCAGCTGATCCATGACGTGGCGCTGCAGAACCTGCCGGTCGTGTTCGCGATCGACCGCGCGGGCCTCGTCGGCGCCGATGGCGCGACGCACGCGGGTGCCTACGATCTGGCGTTCATGCGCTGCATCCCGAACATGATGATCATGGCGGCGTCCGACGAAAACGAATGCCGTCAGATGCTCTACACGGCGCTCCAGCAGGACTGCCCGACGGCCGTGCGCTATCCGCGCGGCGCGGGCACGGGTGTCGCGACCGTCAAGCAGATGGCCGCGCTGCCGGTGGGCAAGGGCGAAGTCCGCCGCGAGAGCAGGGCGCCGGCAGGCAGCCGCATCGCGATTCTCGCGTTCGGCACGATGGTTGCGCCGTCCCTCGCCGCAGCCGAAGAGCTGGACGCTACCGTGGCGAACATGCGCTTCGTGAAGCCGCTCGACGCGGATCTCGTGAAGCAGCTGGCCGAGACGCACGACTACCTCGTGACCGTCGAGGAAGGCTGCATCATGGGCGGCGCCGGTTCGGCCTGCGTGGAAGCCCTCCTTGAAAGTGGGGTTATCAAGCCCGTACTACAATTGGGCCTCCCCGACCGCTTCATCGACCACGGCGACCCGGCCAAGCTGCTGGCGGGCTGTGGGCTCGACGCAGCAGGGATCGCGAAGTCCATTCGCGAACGCTATCTCGACAAGGCGGCGAATGTGTCCGGCAAGTCGGTGATGCGCGTCGCGTAA